The Candidatus Methylacidiphilales bacterium sequence GAACTGATTGCGCCCATCCTGGCCCACGCTGTTCGCGCCATCCGGGTTGCGGTAATGCGCCGCCATTTCCTGGCCCGTCAGATTGACGCCATATTCCCCGTAGAACCTGCCTTTGCTGTTATCGAGGAAGAAAGGCGTGTCCAGGCTCGCGTCCACCATAAACACATTCAGGTAGTTGATGTCAAACGCAGCCGGATCGCTCCAACCTGGGTTGACGTTGTTATTGGTTCTTACTGAGCTGTCGCCCGCTCCGTTTACGAAGGCGGGAGATACGCGCAGGTTCCAGCTCGGGCTGAACTTGTAAGCCATGTCCAACTGGTTGACAAACAAGAAAGGGTCGCTGGATGTGTTGAGGGCGTTACCGGAGATACTTGTAGAGGTATATGAGTTATCGGCCGTAGATTGATCACCCCAGACATAAATGCCATGTGTGGAACCAATGGTGAAATCCTTGCAGAAGGGATGGAAGTCGCCGATCTTGATCGAGCCGCCGTCCGGATTGATGTCGCTGTCCCAAGTCCAGCCGTTGACAATGTTGTGGGGCTGCAACTGGCGTCCTGCAGTCATGCTCAGCCAGTCCTGATCGAAGGCCTTTGTCCATGTCAGGTAAGCCAGATCCACAAACACGGTATTGTTGGCCGGCCAGGATTTTGCTCCCGTTCCAAAGTCGGCATTGGTACTGTTGTGATCGCCGCCGCCGCCGTTGGTGGCCAGACGGACTCCCGCCTTGAAGTTGTCGCTGAACAGATACTCGGCGCCCAAGCGGACCCGGAAACGATTGCGATTGCGCTCCTGAATGTCATTGACCACGCCGCCCGCACTAGAACCCGTCATGCCGGTATTGATGGCGCGTTTGTCCCATTCATAACGCAGACGCACATCTCCGTAGAGTTTGAGACCTTTGACCGCGCTCGAACCGACGCTTAGAAAACCGCCAGGCGTTGCCGTGTAATCAGACAACATTTCAGCGCGAATTTCTTCGCCTTCCTGAGCATTCAAGAGACCCTTTTTGACCAGTGCGTCCACCAAGGGACCACCGTCGCCACCATCAGCCCGAACCAGAGAAGCCGCGCCCATCAGCGCAACACCCATCGCGAGACTCCATTTCATGAGATGAAGTTTCATTTTTTGTATTCCTCCTTATTAAGAATAATCGTTTTTATTTTAGAATTTTCCTTTGCCGGAAACCTGTAAACCCGAGCCACAGCCCTTCCAGACCGCAAAAAGGTGAGCGTCAATTGTTACAAATAGGTGACGATAGGGTTACTTTTTGTATTTTTTAAAAACCGGTCAAGGGGGTCTATTTTACTGAAAATCGCGTAAGATGTGGCGAGTGCAGAAGCAATCTGGGCATGCCTTCTGCTCGTTCGCGCGACGAACAAGGGATCTGCAATAATATTAAAGGCGAAGCTTCCCCAACTTTACGGATGGGGTCTCTTCACATTCTTCGGCGCGAAACCACGCCGAAGCGTATCCGCCGCTGTCCGACGGCTTGCCGGACTATGGCGGGATAACCCAGTGATCTGTACGCCGTGAGATGATGGGTTGGCCGTGCTGGGATTTGCGCCGTTGGCAAGGCGCGAACGCAGTCCTCTTCTATGCAAAAAAAAACGGCCCCGTTCAACGGGGCCGTTTCGCAAGGCAATACTCGTTACGCTTGAGTCGATTAGGAGCCGCCGTTGGCGCCGAGCGTATTGGTAATCGTGTTGAAGATGTTCTTCAACTGATTGCCCAAGAGACCCAGGACAACGATGACAACGATGGAAACCAGCGCGAGAATCAGGCCGTATTCCACGAGGGTCTGGCCTTTTTTGCTCTTCAGGTATACCATGCGACTGGCAAGTTTGGTGTAGAGTTTAGTTAGCATTTTGTTTTCCTTTTTTTTGTTGGGGTTAAGAAGCAACTGGCCGAAGGGTATTTGTCACCGCATTGAAAAAGTTAGTGATATTGTTTCCCAAAACACTCAGCAGCACCAATACGACGATTACGACCCAAAACACGATAAGGGCATATTCCACCAAGGTTTGTCCCTTCTTCGAGCTCGCAATTGCGTTTATGTTGGCACATATGAGTCTGCTTTTGATCCAATTCGAGAGCCTCCCAATTCGAAACCTATACCCTTCGGCTCTCATCATGTAGTAAGAGTAGCCTAGACTGTGCCAAACTTGAAATCAGGCGAATCCAAGTGGTTCTTCAGAGTAAAGCCAAGAGAACAGGAGATATTAAAAATTTACGATAAGGCAAATTATGCCTAGTTGGGCAAAATTTACCTATGGCAAGGCAATGTTTTCAAGCGCGAAAGGAATCGTGACCTCCTGCGGATCGATCGCGATGAAAATCTTTGCAACCGTGTCGGGCGGCAATGGCGTGTCCGACTGCTTTGTAAAGTTTGCTGTCCTGCCCGCGCTAAACGAACTGGCGCGTGTGGGAATTGGCTTGTCGTCCGGAGTCTGAAGTTCAACGCCGCTGACTTTGTCCTTTTCGCCACTAATCTCGATGCAAACGGCCCTTTGGCGGAGAGATTCCGCTTCGTCATCGCTGGCTCCCGGCAAGGCTTGGCGCGGATCCACCACCCGAACGGCAAACTCATGCGCCTTGAAAAGCGGGTTATCGATGTTTTGGTTGATTTTTTTCAGGACATTATCAATCAAAACCACCTGGTGCCGGTAGGTGCGGATTTTAAGGGTCCCCGCCAGTTTTTTGATGGATTCCGCATTTCGTCCGGGAGCTCCCAGATCCAAATTCAAGGTGCCGCTGTCATCGCCAGTAAGCCGTTTCCCCAAGGGTGCAAATTGCTCATTGCTGGTCTTGACCGGCAGCTTGTTGCCGAGATTATCCACGGCCTCGGCAACTTCGATATCCCCCGCCTCCAGGGCAGTTTTAAGGGCTTCGCCCTTGAGACTCAACGTGACCGTAAGCGTGGAATCCCCCTTGCTGGCACCGTTGTCCCGCACCCGGTATTCAATCACACGGGCCACATCAACCGATGGGGAATCCCCGGCGAGTAAAATTCCCGTCCAACTCCACAACAGAAAAAAAGTAACGCAAGCGCGCTGGATCATGAAACAGCGTTAGCGTGAACTACCGCACTTTCCCATGATATTTTTTGGGAATTGGCGTCGATTGTCATAATACTGTAACAATTGCCATCCAACGTGCGCGGATTGCATGAAATTCCGCACTTGGACCCTCATCGCAGCGTTAGCCGGCCTGTCTGCTGCGGCTTATGCCGGCGACATGGTGCGGTTGTATGAGTTTGGGGCGGATGACGTGGCCTACCTGGCGTTGCCGAAGCAGGCACCGAAGGCTGCAATCCTGCTGGTTCCCGACTCCCTGGGCTCCCTTGAGATCGTCAGCAAACGCTGTGATCTGCTTGCCAAATTAGGTTACACGGCCATGGCCCTGGATCTTTACGGCGGCACGGAGGCCGCGAGTCCGACAGATGCGAAACAGATACAATCCAAAATTTCAAAGCAACTGGCCAAACAAACCGTGGCTGCGGGCTTGAAATTGTTGTGCGAAAGCCCCCGATACCGCGCTGAAAAGCTCATTCTGGCGGTCTGGGGCGATAATATGCCCGTTGTGCTGGAGGCCCTGAAGGACGCAGGCCCAGGAGTCCATTTGACGGCCGTCAGTTGGCTGGAAGCCGCTGGAGGCGGGCAACCCCGTGAGTTGGCTTCACTGCCGTGCGCCTTCCAGGTGATCTACGCCCCGGAACAAGCCCAGTCGGAGCTTGGGAAATATCTTCAGGCCCTGGGCGAACTCAGAGGAGGGAAAGATGATATTGAAAAAGTGGAATATGATGCCGGCTTTTTATTGAAGCCCGAGATCTCCGGCGCCTGTGCGGATGTCTGGTCCAATATCATCCGGTTCTGGGGAGTCCAGGCCCAGGGTTTGGCCCCGGGGCTGACTGACAAATCAGAATCGTTAACATCCGAGATGGCGGACGCCCGTCCCGTAAAAAATTCCTCTTACTCCGACAGGTTCGGGCGTTAGGAAAGTGATTTTTTCACGCGTTCGCGCAGATCGGCGGTGAGGCGGTTGACTTCATCAAAAGCCGCCAAATCAAATTTGGCCGGGGCCGACAGCAATTTGCCTTTTAATCGTTTGATTGCGTCCAGGGCCGGTTGGAGGCGGTCGGGCTCCATTTCGCAGAGCGTGTCCCAGGCGATCTCAACGCAAGCCGGATTATGGCAATAAAGCATCAGGTGTTCGCCGGCATCAATGGCCATTTTCGTGGCCTGCTTGCTGCCGTAGCGGTTGGCAATGGCCCCCATCTCAAGGTCGTCCGTCATGATGGCGCCTTTGTAACCCAGTTCCCTGACCAACAGACCGCTGACGATTTCGCGCGACATGGAGGCCGGGAACGGCTCCGGATGCCAGGCCGGGAAATGGCCATGCCCGATCATATAGCAATCCGCTAACGATAGAAAGGCGCGGAACGAACGCAGTTCGTCCTTTTCGATCTGCGCCCGGGTGCGGTCGATCCGCGGTAGTTCGCCGTGGGGATCGAGCCCGCAATGTGTGTAACCCGGAAAATGCTTGGCGGTGCCGAGTACGCCGCGGGATTTCATCCCTTCCAGAAACGCGCCGGCCTTGAGAATGACTTCCTCGGGCGTGGAACCGTAGCAGCGTCCGCGGAGGGAATTGTCGGCGTTTTCATCCAGGGAATAATCGACAACCGGGGCCAGGTTGAGATTGAAACCGAAGAGGGCCAGCAGCCGTCCGGTGAGTTCGCCGTGTTCGCGGCACCAATCCACGCGATTGGCCTGGCGCAGCATGAGGCCGCTCGGCGGTTCCTCCCCGACCATCTTCAGGCGGGAGACGCGCCCGCCTTCCTGGTCGATGGTGACGATCGGCGGCGACTGGCAAAGCTCGTTAAATTCATGGATCAGGTCGAAGACCTGCCGGGGGGATTCGAGGTTCCGCGCAAAAAGAATAAAGCCGCCCGGCTGTACCTTGCGAATAAGGCTGCGAAGCCCGTCGGTAAGCTGCGGGCCGGGTACGCCCATGATGATCGGCTGGCCGGAAGAGGAAGACGAATTTGCCATGCAGATAATCAACAGATTTTTTTGGGCAAAACAATCACAACATCGGGATAAAAATCAGGCTTCCATGGAATGGCTTGACTTCTGCGGTGACATTTCCACCATTGGACTGTCATTCACCCCGATGATTGCCGATCAAACCCGCCCGTTATTACCGTCAGCGTTTTATAACCCGCTGAATCTACTGTGGATATCGGTATTTCCCCTGCTGCTTCTGCTGCTGATCGATTTGCAATCAATCTGGCTGGCCTATGGGGAAATGCATCCAGAACAGCAAAGTTTCGCGAAATACGCCCTGTCGGCCAATGCCGGACTGCTCGCCTTTGTGGCGGCGCTGGCACTGGTACTGGGGTGGCGCAAAAAAAATCTGAACGGCGGATGGAGCCTGCTTATTTTTGTTTTGCATGCCGGGTTTATCTGGCTGCAGTTGTGTCTGTTGGCGAAGGCATTGCCTTTTTCCGTGCCAAACTGGATTTTGGACCGTGACACGCTGATTCTGGCGCAACTGGCCTGTGTGATGGGCGGCTGCTTTTATTCACTGCTGGGCATTGCCTGTTGTCCTTTGCGCATATCCCGAATGCGCGACTTTTTGTACAGCGGAGGCATGCTGCTGGGAGTGCCGTTGCTTTGGTATCTGATGATCCAGGTCATGTTCCATATTCATGGCTTTGATCCCAATGTTTATTTGATGGTGACTTTTCTCATCCTCAGCACCGCGGTCATGTGCATCGGGTTGCTGCGCCTGCTGGTTTATCTTCATGCCTGGCTGAGGCAATATGAGGCGGTGTTGGTGTTGTTGAGCGCCTTGATCATGCCTCTGGGCGGACTGTGCCTCAATCGCGCCATGCCGTTCCCGGTGAGTTTTCAGGTCACGGGCGTTTACGTATTGACGGTTGTGAATGCGGGCGTTCTATTGTTAGGTTGCCTGCCCCGCCTGCGCTCCAATCCCTGGCTCTGGCTGCTCCAGGCGGTGACATTTCCGTTTACGGTGTATTTTTTTGTGGTCTTTCTGCCTTTCCTGCCGCTGTTTCTCCCGGCCATGCTTGCTTGTGGCGCGGGATTTTTGATTCTGACACCAACGGTTTTGTTCATGGTTCACGGCCAGCGGTTGATTGGGGGGTTCCACGGCGCCCGCAAACAATGGGGACCGGTCGCTGCAGCCTGCGGACTATTGGCGGCCCTGTTCCTGATGCCCGGTTGGTTTGTGACACAGGCCATGCTGGACAGGGCATCGCTCCGCCAGGGGCTGGATTATGTGTACAGCCCGCAACTCCAGCCGCGTCAGGCCTTTTCAGGCAATCCCAAGCGCGTTTGCCATACCTTGGAAAATTTGCAGACGTTCAAGCAAAGTTTTTATCTGCCGATATTATCCAACCTCTACAATTGGGCCGTATTCGACAACCTGAGCCTGCCTGATGCCAGGATCGACGAGGTTTATGAAACCTTTTCCGGAACCAAAGCGCCACCCCCGGCCGTGGATCGGGCCAATGGCCTCGCAACAGGCTTTTTCGAAACCAACCGCCAGGCAAACCGCGGCATGGGACGCCGTCCCCTAAAACTTCCATGGGATCAGGTCTCGGTAACATCGCATGCCACCACCGAAACCGCTGACGGCGATTGCGTGCGCGCAGACGCGGTGATCTGCATGAAAAACAGCGCCACGGTTGCCAACGAATTTATCGGTACATTTGAAATTCCGGATGATGTGCTGGTTTCCGGGTATTGGCTCCACATCGGGAACGAACGGGCGCCGGGCAGGCTGTTTGAAAAAAAGACCGCCCTCTGGGTTTACGAACAAATCCGGGAGACGAGGCGCGACCCGGGAATATTGCGCTATATCGGTCCGAACACGGTGGAGATGCGCGTGTATCCGATTGCGCAAAACGAAACCAGGACGGCGGAAATCCAATTCCTATATCCCCGGACATCGCATCCGCAAATCCTGCTAAACAAGGAACCCCTGTTGCAGGCGGCGCAGGAAAAACCCGCCGCAGTGTCCGAGGCGGTTTTGCCGCCCGGGAAAAGTGTATTGCTGGTGAACGGCGCTGCGGAGGGGCTTCCAAGAACAGGGCAAAAAGCGTATTTGCATTTTATCGTTGACCGGTCTGTCAGATCGAAAGAGCAAACCCCATCGGAACTGGTTGCGCGCTTGAAGAAGCTGGCGGCTTCGCCCGAATTCGCGGGCATTACGCAATACAAGGTGTCCGTGGCCAATTATGAGTGCCTGCTTTTGACCCCAAAACCGGTTTCCTGGGCCGGCGTCGAGCAGGCAATTTCCGCGGGCGCTTTGTCAGCAGTGCCGGCACGGGGAGGCTTCGCCGCGGTAAAGTCATTGAAGGAGGAAATTCTGGAGTATGAGTCCGGCATGGATTGCGCGAAACCGGAAACATTTTCCAGCTATCCGGTCTTTGCAATGGTTGATGACGGCGTTGACATGCCGCATGCGGATGAAGCGCTGCCGTTTTTGTTGAGGGCGGGGACTTATCCTGTGTACCGCTCATCTCCGGACGGCAAGCTGCAGGCATTGTGGAGCGGCAACAACGAAAAACAATCCGCGCGCAAGGCAGTGGTATTGGCTGCGGGCAGGAATGTGCGCGTGTTCCCGGATATTTCCCCGGTCCATGTCTGGCTGGAGTTTGTGCCGGACACTTCTCCGATCCGGGTGTTTGATCCGGGTTCCGGGACGTTTCCCGTGGAAGTTCAAACAGCCCATGTGGGGAACCCGGCATACCAGGCGGGCTTGGAAGCCCTGGCGTTGCAGCGGGACATGGACCGCAATCCATCCAAGACTCCGAAGCTTCTGCCGCTGATCACGCGGCAAAGCAGGGATTCGGGCATTCTGGCGCCGTCAACCAGCTATATTGTGGTGGAAAACAGCGCCCAATGGAAAATCCTCCAATTGAAGGAACGCCAAAAGCTTGGGGCGCACGAGGCCTTGGAATTGGAAGACACGCCGGAACCTGCGACGTGGATGCTGTTGGCCGTATTTCTCCCATTCCTGTTCTTGTGGCGCCGGTGGCAGGCCAAAAGAATGGTGGCTTCTGAGCTGTGAGTGAAAAGTTTTAATGTTGCAAGAAGCGCACAAATATGTTCTTTTTGTGTCATGCCGCAAACAGCCATCCTTCGCACCCGGATTGACCCGCGCCGTAAGGCCCGTGTGGAAAAAATCCTCTGCCGCCTCGGCATGACACCCACCCAAGCTGTGAACATGCTTTTCGCGCAAATCGAAAACCACAAGCGCTTTCCCTTTTCCGTGAGCATTAAAGATAACAGCGACATCCTGCCGCCCATAGCGCAGATCGCAGCCACATGGGACAGTCTCGATCAGGAAAACTATTCCCACCTGGACAAACGGTGAATGCGAAGCCCGGCGAAATCCATCTGGTAGATCTCGGCATGATCGGCAAAGTACGGCCAGCCGTGGTGGTTTCGCGGTATGACGACAATGCCCCGCGAGCCATATCCATCTGTGTGCCGCTTACGTCCCAATATCGCGGATCGGCCTATGAAGTCATGCTGGGTAAATTGCGCTTTCTCGACAAGGAATCCTGGGCCAACGTTCAGGGCATTGCCGGCTTGGGAAATGACAAACTCCTGCGCCGGCTGGGCCAGGTGACACCGGAACAACTCAGCCGGATCAAGGTTGCCCTGCGTTACACGTTCGAACTGTAAAGCTTTGGATTCCTGGCGGGTTTTGAGCCCTTGTCGCGAAACGCGCTGAAAGCCAAACAACCCCTGATCCCATCGATTCGCGGCTTTACATCGAATCCCCGCTTCGGTTGTAATGAATGCAGCACTATGTTTCAGATTATTTTCACGCCGGTCAGTACGGCCGAGATGTCCGCGCTGCCCAAGCTCCTGCAACTGGAAATCCTGAGCGAGTTCCAGGTGTTGACGCCGGATTTTGTAAAAGAAAATCCCGAAAAATTCGGCGTCATCAAGCAGGAAGGCCGCGAGCTGTACCGCTATCGCACCCGCGAATACCGCCTCTATTTTGAGAAAAAAGACGAAGGCCTCCTGATTCACCGCGTCTTGAACAAAAATTCGTTGAAGGACTTTTTCTACCGCTCGCAATTGCCCGTGTCAGAGGACGAGGAACTGCAATCCAACCCGGCGTTTTGGGCCATGATCGATTCGCCGAATCAAAAGCCGCATTAGATGCCGGCCTGGATCGAATGGGCCAGGGGTGTTGCCGCTCACCCGTTTTTCAAGAAACATTCCACCGCCTTGATTTGGGCGGCATCGGTTGCCTTCCACTTGATTTTGTTGGCGATGCTCAGCAGGTTGGTGGTGCATTCCGGCGCGAGGCTCGGAGGCATCCAGGGCTTTCAATTGGCCAATGTGGATCCGAAATTTCTTGAGGGCCACTTCGCCAAAATCGAAAGCAAAGGCGAAAAACTTTACCTGGTGCCGACTGAAATTCTGGCCGCTGCACCTTCGGTACCGCCTGCTGCGCCCGACCCCCCGATCCCGGCATCCCAGCCTTTTGACGAAGAAAGCCCGGCCGCCATCGAGAAAATTTTGGCGCGGGGAGCCGGAAAAAAACTGAATTTTTTCGGCCTTCATCCCGCCGGACAGACGGTGATCTTTGTGATTGATGTCTCCGGCAGCATGTATGAAAAAACGGGGCCGGTGACGCGGTTGAAACGGACCTTTGACGAGATCAAGCAATCGGTGGCGACGCTCGCGCCGGAGCAGCGCTTTGACATTGTACTGTTCGCCAGCCGGGTTGCCTCTATGTCTGAAAAACCGCTGCCGGCCACGCAGGAAAACAAAATCCGGGCCATCCGATTTTTGAACAGCGACGTCGATGTGGGCGGGACGACGGACCTCGGGGCCGGGTTGTCAACCGCGCTTGGCATGTCGCCCGACATTGTTTTATTGCTGACCGACGGCGAGGCCAACACGGGCAGCACCACCATCCTGGCCGAGACACGGTATCTGCGCCGGAAATTTTGCCCCAATGTGGAGATAGATGCGGTGGGATTTTATCTCGAGACCGGCAGTGTGCCGGAAAAGCTTTTGCTATCCCTAACGAACGAGACGAAAGGGGCCTACACCAGGTATCTGCCTTGAAATGGCGACGACACGGCATTGCCCCAAATTCTGTGCATCCAGTTAAAAAATATTTTTCCCTTTCTCCCCGCTCTTCGCGATCTCTTTGTAAAGAATGCCTTTGTTTTATTTTTTGCGGACAACCTTCAATGTTTTTGTGGCGCCTTCGCGCGTTCGTGGTTACATAGCCCTATGTTGCCTGAGTTAATAACGGAAATACCCGGGCCGGAATCCCGGCGGCTGGCCGTCCGCCTCCGTGCGCACGAGTCGCGCAATGTGACGTACGTTTCCAAGGCATTCCCGATATTTTGGGAATCTGCCGAGGGCTCAAACGTCCGGGACGTGGACGGGAACCGCTACCTGGATTTTACAAGCGGGTTTGGCGTGGCGACCGCGGGTTTTGGCAACCCGAAGCTGAAAGAGGTTTTCCTGGATCAATCCAACCGGCTCTATCATGGAATGGGGGATGTGCATCCGACCGAATTAAAGGTACGGCTTTGCGAATTGCTGAGCTGGGCAACCTTTGAGCGCTGGGGCGCCGGCCCGGGCAAGGTTTTGTTAGGCAGCGCCGGGTTTGAAGCGGTGGAGGCGGCATTGAAGACCGCATTCCTCGCCACCCGGAAACGCGGCGTGATTTGTTTTGACGGGGCTTACCACGGTCTGGGTTATGGGGCCATGACCGTCACCGGCAGGGAGGAATTCCGTTCCCCGTTCCGTTCCCAGCTTTCGGACTTTGCTGTGCTTCTGCCGTATCCCGATTGCGCGCATTGCCCCTGGGACAAAGGCCCTGGAACCGCAACCCAGGCCGATGAGTCGTCACATTGCGACCCGGGTTGTTTGGTTCTTTTGGAAAAACAAATCCGGGAAGCGGTGTCGGCGCGGGAGATAGGAGCGATTCTCGTGGAACCGGCACAGGGACGGGGCGGGGAAATTTTTCCGCCGAAAACTTTTCTGCCGCTCTTGAGGCGCTTGGCGGATGAACTCGGTTTGGTTTTGATATTTGACGAAATCTATACGGGCTTTTACCGGACAGGCCCGCTTTTCGCCTGTGAATCCACCCGCACGGTCCCGGACCTGATTTGCCTGGGCAAGGCGCTGAGCGGCGCCTACCCGATATCCGCCTGTGTGGGGCGCGCGGATTTGATGGATGCCTGGCCGGAATCCCCTGGCGAGGCGTTGCATACGAGCACATTCCTAGGCAACCCCGTGGGCTGCGCCCTGGCTGTTGCGAGTGTGGAACGCTGGCTGGCAGAACCTCCGGATCTTCAAATTCAAGGCATCGCCGATTCCATGCGCCGGATGTTGGTGTCGTTGCAGGATGATTTTGAAATTTTCAAGCACGCGCGTGGATCGGGTTTGATGTGGGGCGTGGAACTGGTGGACAAAAAAGGAGTGCCGGACCCTGCCTTGACGGCGCGTTTGATTGAGCAAGGCCTGGCGCAGGGCGCAATCCTGTTGGGCGGAGGAAAACGGAACAATGTGTTGAGCCTTGCCCCAAACCTGGCGGTGCAGCCTGCTGAAATCGAGTGGCTGGGGAAGATGTTAAAGGCTATCTGCTCGGGTTTGTAAACAAGCTTACGAGTAGGTCACATCTTTGCCAGGTTCCATCTCGTAGTCGAGAACCGTGATGGCATCCACATGATGATCCAGAATCTTGTGCTTGAATTGAACGTAAATGGCGCTCTCTTGGACAATTTTCAGCTTGTTCAGGTTTTCGCAATCCATGGAAAAGAAAATGTCGTGCGGGTTGCCTTTGGTGTCGATTTTTTTTCCAACCCTCAAATTAATTACTTCAGGTATCTTAAGCAATCGAATCCGGGTCTCTACCATGAGGGTTTCGACCTGTTCCGCGCTGACCCCGTGCTTCAATTTTAAAAGGCAAATGTGATGGACCATATTTCCCTGTTCTTGGGTTCCAATAACAGAGATGCGCGGGCGCAGTGTCAAGCATGGGTTCGTTGCACACTTGCAAACATCGGTGTTCAAGAAAGCGGGTGGCTCGAAAAAAATGAATTTCGAGATCGAATGGTCTCGACATTATGCGCTGTTGGGTTTGAATCGGGGCATGTTATCGGACGTGTTCAAGCGGGTTGGTGAAGCAACCGGCACTGAAGAAAGAGTGACTCAACTCAAACCTTTGGAATATATGGAGCAGAATCGCAGTACAAAATCTTCCGGCAATGCCATCATATCCGAGGACGTGGAATTCAAGGGCACATTGTGTTCCTCCAGCCGCCTCGAAATTCACGGACGTTTCGAAGGTGAAATTTTCGCCGACGGCCCGTTGGTGATCGGGGAAAGCGCCGTTGTCAAAGCCGATATTGAATCCGAATCCAGCGTTACAGTGCGCGGCAAAGTCCAGGGCAACATCAATGCCAAGGAAAAAGTCGAAGTGTCCGGCAATGCGCAGCTCTACGGGGATGTCAGTGCGCCGCGCTTTGGCCTGGCTGAAACCGCCACGTTCGTCGGCAAGACCGATACCTTGGGTGGCAAACCTCCGGCAAACGATTTTTCCAATATTTTCACACGCCTGGACAAAAGCAAGTCGGCCAAATAACCCGTCAGATTTCGGGCTCGTCGGCAGCCGGCCCGGCCAGCGGATCTGTAATTGCCGTCTCCGATTGAAGCGTCAGGCAACGCGTGAGCAGTTTTCCGCCCGGCTCCACCACCAATCCGTTGACTTCCAGCAAATTCGCCGTCAGATGGCCGCCCGGATAAATGGCCAGTTGTTCGGTCACCCGGACTTGCCAGGCTTGCACATGCCCGCGAATTTCAGCGCTGCGAAACGCCAAAAGGCCTTCCGAGTAAAGTGATGCGGAGGCGGGAACCAATAAATGCCCGCCCGCGGCGCCTGCTCCAAGTTTGGCATGGCCCTGCACTACGAGGATGTTCCGCGAAACCAGCCTGCTGGTGGATCTCCCGGCGATCCGGATGTTCTCGGCCTCGGCTTTGCCCCCCGCAAAAACGCCCTTCGGGCCAATCGCGATGTCGCCATAAGTCAAAATCGCCGTGTTGAATTCCCGGTCGATTTCATGGTTCCGCAAATCGATAAAGGCGGAACAGGCATTGCATTGCCAGGTCATCGCCTCGGCATGGATCAACAGCTCATGGTGGCATTGCAAACAGCGGACCTGGCGTTGTTCAACCGGCGCCTTTTTCTTTGTGCGCGTTTTGGTTTTGGTTTGCAGCACAATGCGATGGCCGCATTTCTGGCAATAGGTGACGTTCGCGTTCGGGTAATCCCTCTGCTCATGGCCACAGGCCGTGCAGGTCACCAATTCTTTTGCGGGGCTTTTACGGGAAAATCGCATGGCATTCCTTAGCGTTTGCTTTTCAGGTTCAAGGCCAGTTCTTTTTCAGTGCCGCCGATGACAAGCTTGCCGCTGTATTCCACCCCGGATTCGGTCTCAAAGGAATGTGCCGTGATGTTGCCCTTGACCCGGGCCGGTTGTTTCAGGCGGACGCCGAGACTGGCTGCAATATTGCCCTGGACCATTCCCGCCACTGAAAAATCGAGCCCGTGCAGATTTCCTTCGATTTTGGCCGGAGCAAAAATGACAAGCTCCTGTTCGGCAAAAATGTCGCCGATCAATTCACCGGCAAAATTGCCGGCCCCTTTTGTGTGTAGGTTGCCTTTGAGCGTGGGACCGTGCGACACGAGATCGTGCAGCTTCTTTTTCGGAGCATGCGACTTGAGAAACGCAAAAAATTTGGCGGGCGACAGCATAGGGCTGGCTCAAAACATAACTGTTTC is a genomic window containing:
- a CDS encoding aspartate aminotransferase family protein, whose amino-acid sequence is MLPELITEIPGPESRRLAVRLRAHESRNVTYVSKAFPIFWESAEGSNVRDVDGNRYLDFTSGFGVATAGFGNPKLKEVFLDQSNRLYHGMGDVHPTELKVRLCELLSWATFERWGAGPGKVLLGSAGFEAVEAALKTAFLATRKRGVICFDGAYHGLGYGAMTVTGREEFRSPFRSQLSDFAVLLPYPDCAHCPWDKGPGTATQADESSHCDPGCLVLLEKQIREAVSAREIGAILVEPAQGRGGEIFPPKTFLPLLRRLADELGLVLIFDEIYTGFYRTGPLFACESTRTVPDLICLGKALSGAYPISACVGRADLMDAWPESPGEALHTSTFLGNPVGCALAVASVERWLAEPPDLQIQGIADSMRRMLVSLQDDFEIFKHARGSGLMWGVELVDKKGVPDPALTARLIEQGLAQGAILLGGGKRNNVLSLAPNLAVQPAEIEWLGKMLKAICSGL
- a CDS encoding Dabb family protein, which produces MVHHICLLKLKHGVSAEQVETLMVETRIRLLKIPEVINLRVGKKIDTKGNPHDIFFSMDCENLNKLKIVQESAIYVQFKHKILDHHVDAITVLDYEMEPGKDVTYS
- a CDS encoding polymer-forming cytoskeletal protein translates to MNFEIEWSRHYALLGLNRGMLSDVFKRVGEATGTEERVTQLKPLEYMEQNRSTKSSGNAIISEDVEFKGTLCSSSRLEIHGRFEGEIFADGPLVIGESAVVKADIESESSVTVRGKVQGNINAKEKVEVSGNAQLYGDVSAPRFGLAETATFVGKTDTLGGKPPANDFSNIFTRLDKSKSAK
- a CDS encoding polymer-forming cytoskeletal protein, with the translated sequence MLSPAKFFAFLKSHAPKKKLHDLVSHGPTLKGNLHTKGAGNFAGELIGDIFAEQELVIFAPAKIEGNLHGLDFSVAGMVQGNIAASLGVRLKQPARVKGNITAHSFETESGVEYSGKLVIGGTEKELALNLKSKR